A genome region from Bordetella genomosp. 10 includes the following:
- a CDS encoding SDR family oxidoreductase, with product MTSTSVVLTGASRGIGAALARVLAKPGVRLITLARRTDPELQAYAAAQGAALTQIDADLSDLAAAGAAAERIAAELPRDAGRYLLINNAGTVHPVARGDQLEDAGAITAALNLNVGAVMLLTARFLAATQGLPADRRVLNISSGAGRNPNPGWGVYCATKAALDMYTRVLKQEQGAGGARVVALAPGVVDTDMQGAIRASDPAAFPALSRFQDLHASGKLSAPANVAARIAAYLDRDDFGQTEIDDIRNYD from the coding sequence ATGACATCAACCTCCGTCGTCCTCACCGGCGCCTCGCGCGGCATCGGTGCCGCCCTGGCGCGCGTCCTGGCCAAGCCGGGCGTGCGGCTGATCACGCTGGCGCGCCGCACCGATCCCGAGCTGCAGGCCTACGCCGCGGCCCAGGGCGCCGCCTTGACGCAGATCGACGCCGACCTGTCCGACCTGGCCGCCGCCGGCGCGGCCGCCGAACGCATCGCCGCCGAACTGCCCCGCGACGCCGGCCGCTACCTGCTGATCAACAACGCCGGCACCGTCCATCCCGTGGCCCGCGGCGACCAGCTTGAAGACGCCGGCGCCATCACCGCCGCCTTGAACCTGAACGTCGGCGCCGTGATGCTGCTGACCGCGCGCTTCCTGGCGGCGACCCAGGGCCTGCCGGCCGACCGCCGCGTGCTCAACATTTCCTCGGGCGCCGGCCGCAATCCCAATCCGGGCTGGGGCGTCTACTGCGCCACCAAGGCGGCGCTGGACATGTACACGCGCGTCCTGAAGCAGGAACAAGGCGCCGGCGGCGCGCGCGTGGTCGCCCTGGCGCCCGGCGTGGTCGACACGGACATGCAGGGGGCCATCCGCGCCAGCGATCCCGCCGCCTTCCCCGCCCTGTCCCGCTTCCAGGACCTGCATGCCAGCGGCAAGCTGTCCGCGCCGGCCAACGTCGCCGCGCGGATCGCCGCCTACCTCGACCGTGACGACTTCGGCCAGACCGAAATCGACGACATCCGCAATTACGACTGA
- a CDS encoding ArsR/SmtB family transcription factor has protein sequence MIPNHPDRGQIRLENVLTALGNPLRLTVVRALAAGEERACSAVLQGIPKSTLTHHWRVLRDSGVIWQRPYGRENLLSLRREDLEARFPGLLDALLGAVQNDALTREATAKNLPEA, from the coding sequence ATGATCCCCAATCATCCCGACCGCGGCCAGATCCGCCTGGAAAACGTGTTGACCGCGCTCGGCAACCCCCTGCGCCTGACGGTGGTGCGCGCGCTCGCCGCCGGCGAGGAACGCGCGTGCAGCGCCGTCCTGCAAGGCATTCCGAAGTCGACGCTGACCCATCACTGGCGCGTGCTGCGCGACAGCGGCGTGATCTGGCAGCGGCCCTATGGCCGGGAAAACCTGCTGTCGCTGCGCCGGGAAGACCTGGAAGCGCGGTTTCCCGGGCTGCTCGACGCGCTGCTGGGCGCCGTCCAGAACGATGCGTTGACGCGGGAAGCGACGGCGAAGAACCTGCCCGAGGCGTGA
- a CDS encoding MFS transporter, with protein sequence MENVATPGQTPASVSAEDQLYRKVTLRLVPFLVLCYVVAYLDRVNVGFAKLQMLSDLKFSDTVYGLGAGIFFVGYFLFEVPSNIILHKVGARIWIARIMITWGIISSLMIFVSTPGMFYALRFLLGLAEAGFFPGIILYLTYWFPHARRGRITTFFMTAVPLSGLIGGPISGWIMHTFHGDHGMAGWQWLFLLEGIPSVIIGVIVLLWLDDRISHAKWLSDSEKAVLARNIEAEESRKEDPPIREAMAKPRVWAMASIYFSFVMGLYGVGFWLPTLISNTGVKDPLAIGLLTAVPNLFAVVGMIIISRSSDRQRERRWHLAVPALIGAIGLVGSAIWAGNTWLAIVSLTLANIGICTVLPLFWSLPTAVLGGTAAAAAIALINSVSNLAGFISPYLVGWLKDTTGSTSSGIYVLAACLCIGALVALAQPARLVNR encoded by the coding sequence ATGGAGAACGTTGCAACGCCGGGGCAAACCCCGGCCTCCGTGAGCGCGGAGGATCAGCTATATCGCAAGGTCACGCTGCGGCTGGTGCCTTTCCTGGTGCTTTGCTATGTGGTGGCCTACCTGGACCGGGTCAATGTCGGTTTCGCCAAGCTGCAGATGTTGTCGGACCTGAAGTTCAGCGATACGGTCTATGGCCTGGGCGCGGGGATATTCTTCGTGGGCTATTTCCTGTTCGAAGTGCCCAGCAACATCATTCTGCACAAGGTCGGCGCGCGCATCTGGATCGCCCGCATCATGATCACCTGGGGCATTATCTCGTCGTTGATGATCTTCGTCTCGACGCCGGGGATGTTCTATGCGCTGCGCTTCCTGCTCGGCCTGGCCGAGGCGGGTTTCTTCCCCGGCATCATTCTTTATCTCACCTACTGGTTCCCGCACGCGCGGCGCGGGCGCATCACCACTTTCTTCATGACGGCGGTGCCGCTGTCGGGCCTGATCGGCGGTCCCATCTCGGGCTGGATCATGCACACCTTCCACGGGGATCACGGCATGGCCGGCTGGCAGTGGCTGTTCCTGCTGGAAGGCATACCCTCCGTCATCATCGGCGTGATCGTCCTGCTGTGGCTGGACGATCGCATCAGCCACGCGAAGTGGCTGTCCGATAGCGAAAAGGCGGTGCTGGCGCGCAATATCGAGGCCGAGGAAAGCCGCAAGGAGGATCCGCCGATCCGCGAGGCGATGGCCAAGCCGCGGGTGTGGGCCATGGCCAGCATCTATTTCTCGTTCGTCATGGGGCTGTATGGCGTCGGTTTCTGGCTGCCGACGCTGATCAGCAATACCGGCGTCAAGGACCCCCTGGCCATCGGCCTGCTGACCGCCGTGCCCAATCTGTTCGCGGTGGTGGGGATGATCATCATCTCGCGCAGTTCGGACCGCCAGCGCGAACGGCGCTGGCACCTGGCGGTGCCGGCGCTGATCGGCGCGATCGGCCTGGTGGGGTCGGCGATCTGGGCCGGCAACACCTGGCTCGCCATCGTGTCGCTGACCCTGGCCAATATCGGCATCTGCACCGTGCTGCCCTTGTTCTGGAGCCTGCCGACGGCCGTGCTGGGCGGCACCGCCGCGGCCGCGGCCATTGCCTTGATCAACTCGGTGAGCAATCTGGCCGGCTTCATCAGTCCCTACCTGGTCGGCTGGCTGAAGGACACCACCGGGTCGACCAGCAGCGGCATCTATGTGCTGGCAGCCTGCCTGTGCATCGGCGCGCTGGTGGCGCTGGCGCAGCCGGCGCGGCTGGTGAACCGCTGA
- a CDS encoding fumarate hydratase C-terminal domain-containing protein — MAVHHLQTPLDDEAVLRLNAGDEVYLSGVIIMARDAAHKRFVDTLAAGQALPVDLRGHVLFYGGPGPTKPGHAIGVVAPTSAYRMDPYATVLFDHGARGAIGKGPRGAAIRASCEKNRAVCFSAIGGISATLFACIRSAEVIAYEDLKTEAVQRLVIEDFPLLVTNDAHGRDMYAEEVGKYRARLREA; from the coding sequence ATGGCAGTCCATCACCTGCAAACCCCGCTCGACGACGAGGCCGTGTTGCGGCTGAACGCGGGCGACGAGGTCTACCTGTCCGGCGTCATCATCATGGCGCGCGATGCCGCGCACAAGCGTTTCGTCGATACCCTGGCCGCGGGCCAGGCGCTGCCGGTGGACCTGCGGGGCCACGTGCTGTTCTACGGCGGGCCCGGGCCGACCAAGCCGGGACACGCCATCGGCGTCGTCGCCCCGACTTCCGCGTACCGCATGGATCCTTACGCCACCGTGCTGTTCGACCACGGGGCCCGGGGCGCCATCGGGAAGGGGCCGCGCGGCGCCGCCATCCGGGCGTCCTGCGAGAAGAACCGCGCCGTCTGCTTTTCCGCCATCGGGGGCATATCGGCCACCCTGTTCGCATGCATCCGTTCGGCGGAAGTCATCGCCTACGAGGACCTGAAGACCGAGGCGGTGCAGCGCCTGGTGATCGAGGACTTCCCCCTGCTCGTCACCAACGACGCCCATGGCCGCGATATGTACGCGGAGGAGGTCGGGAAGTACCGGGCCCGGCTGCGGGAGGCCTGA
- the prfB gene encoding peptide chain release factor 2 (programmed frameshift) has translation MEAERQNQLAARLADYAEREQALRRYLDYDAKAERLQVVNAELENPEVWNDPKHAQDLGREKKSLEDVVGTLTELGGGLADARELFELAAADNDDATLESIEVDADGFQQKLEGLEFRRMFSNPADPLNCFLDIQAGAGGTEAQDWASMLLRQYLKYCERKGFKAEVLEESEGEVAGIKSATIKIEGEYAFGYLRTETGVHRLVRKSPFDSSGGRHTSFASVFVYPEVDDSFEVEVNPADLRIDTYRASGAGGQHINKTDSAVRITHNPTGIVVQCQNDRSQHRNRAEAMQMLKSRLYELEMRNRMAEQQKLEDSKTDVGWGHQIRSYVLDQSRIKDLRTNVEISNTQKVLDGDLDPFIQASLKQAV, from the exons ATGGAAGCCGAACGTCAGAACCAGCTCGCCGCCCGACTCGCCGACTACGCCGAGCGCGAACAGGCTCTACGGAGGTATCTT GACTACGATGCCAAAGCCGAACGCCTCCAGGTCGTAAACGCCGAGCTGGAAAACCCCGAAGTCTGGAACGATCCCAAGCACGCCCAGGACCTGGGCCGTGAAAAGAAGAGCCTCGAAGATGTCGTCGGCACCCTGACCGAACTGGGCGGGGGCCTGGCCGACGCGCGTGAGCTCTTCGAACTGGCCGCGGCCGACAACGACGACGCCACCCTGGAGTCCATCGAAGTCGACGCCGACGGGTTCCAGCAGAAGCTGGAAGGCCTGGAATTCCGGCGCATGTTCTCCAACCCGGCCGATCCGCTGAATTGCTTCCTGGACATCCAGGCCGGCGCCGGCGGCACCGAGGCGCAGGACTGGGCGTCCATGCTGCTGCGCCAGTACCTGAAGTATTGCGAGCGCAAGGGCTTCAAGGCCGAAGTCCTGGAAGAATCCGAAGGCGAAGTGGCCGGCATCAAATCGGCCACCATCAAGATCGAGGGCGAATACGCCTTCGGCTACCTGCGCACCGAAACCGGCGTGCACCGCCTGGTGCGCAAGAGCCCGTTCGACTCCTCGGGCGGCCGCCACACCTCCTTCGCCAGCGTCTTCGTCTACCCCGAGGTGGACGATTCCTTCGAAGTCGAGGTCAATCCGGCCGACCTGCGCATCGACACGTACCGCGCCAGCGGCGCCGGCGGCCAGCACATCAACAAGACCGACTCGGCCGTGCGCATCACGCACAACCCGACCGGCATCGTCGTGCAGTGCCAGAACGACCGCTCCCAGCACCGCAACCGCGCCGAAGCCATGCAGATGCTGAAATCGCGCCTGTACGAGCTGGAAATGCGCAACCGCATGGCCGAACAGCAGAAACTGGAAGACTCCAAGACCGACGTGGGCTGGGGCCACCAGATCCGCTCCTACGTGCTGGACCAGAGCCGCATCAAGGACCTGCGCACCAACGTGGAAATCTCCAACACCCAGAAAGTGCTGGACGGCGACCTCGACCCCTTCATCCAGGCCAGCCTGAAACAGGCGGTCTAA
- a CDS encoding MFS transporter, protein MPSPPPAGAHRSLNGSLALLAFAQLIYSLDINIVFVALPEIGAGLGFSAQTLQWVVSAYTVFCGGFLLLGGRAADLLGQRRMFIFALWLYALSSLVGGLAWSPAVIVVARAVQGIGAALLFPATLSLINRLFEEGPPRNRALAIWGGAGASGLTLGSLAGGLLTSAYDWPSVFFVNVVLAGIAILAAFLVIPKDAPRAVRRGFDLPGALTVTAGATLLVYALVQGPEDGWRATPIVASVVLAALFLLAFARIESRSRDPLMPVRLFGNRSLAAGMAITFIYMGSFGALPYFLTVLFQRVQGYSALQTGLAFIVPSLAIFAGTQLGARLANRLSTRATLLAGFPIGIAGTLALAPAAYAGAPYGYIVPGLVVSGIGQGIVWTAMWIAAASGVAHREQGIASGMASTTLNVGNAIGIAVLVAFANRGLGGLEGDAMRDGLAMGARHAFYLAAAGLALGLLVSLALPRKASAAGARAGAA, encoded by the coding sequence ATGCCTTCCCCTCCTCCCGCCGGCGCCCACCGCTCCCTGAACGGGAGCCTGGCGCTGCTCGCCTTCGCGCAGCTCATCTATTCGCTGGACATCAACATCGTCTTCGTCGCGCTGCCGGAAATCGGCGCGGGCCTGGGCTTTTCCGCACAGACGCTGCAATGGGTGGTCAGCGCCTACACCGTGTTCTGCGGCGGCTTCCTGCTGCTGGGCGGACGCGCGGCCGACCTGCTGGGGCAGCGCCGCATGTTCATCTTCGCGCTGTGGCTGTATGCCCTGTCGTCGCTGGTCGGCGGCCTGGCCTGGAGTCCGGCGGTGATCGTCGTCGCGCGCGCCGTGCAGGGCATCGGCGCGGCGCTGCTGTTCCCTGCCACGCTGTCGCTGATCAACCGGCTGTTCGAGGAAGGTCCGCCGCGCAACCGCGCGCTGGCGATCTGGGGCGGCGCCGGCGCCAGCGGGCTGACGCTGGGGTCGCTGGCGGGCGGCCTGCTGACCAGCGCCTATGACTGGCCGTCGGTGTTCTTCGTGAACGTCGTGCTGGCCGGCATTGCCATCCTGGCGGCTTTCCTCGTGATCCCGAAGGACGCGCCGCGCGCCGTGCGCCGCGGCTTCGACCTGCCGGGCGCATTGACCGTGACGGCCGGCGCCACCCTGCTGGTGTACGCCCTGGTGCAAGGGCCGGAAGACGGCTGGCGCGCCACGCCCATCGTCGCGTCGGTGGTGCTGGCGGCGCTATTCCTGCTGGCCTTCGCGCGCATCGAATCGCGCAGCCGCGACCCGTTGATGCCGGTGCGGCTGTTCGGCAACCGCAGCCTGGCGGCGGGGATGGCGATCACCTTCATCTACATGGGCAGCTTCGGCGCGCTGCCGTACTTCCTGACCGTGCTGTTCCAGCGCGTGCAGGGCTACAGCGCCTTGCAGACCGGGCTGGCCTTCATCGTGCCCTCGCTGGCGATCTTCGCGGGCACGCAGCTCGGCGCGCGGCTGGCCAACCGCCTGTCCACGCGCGCCACCCTGCTCGCCGGCTTCCCGATCGGCATCGCCGGCACGCTGGCGCTCGCGCCGGCGGCCTATGCCGGCGCGCCGTATGGCTACATCGTGCCGGGCCTGGTGGTCTCCGGCATCGGCCAGGGCATCGTCTGGACGGCGATGTGGATCGCCGCCGCATCGGGCGTGGCGCATCGGGAACAAGGCATCGCCTCGGGCATGGCGTCGACCACGCTCAATGTCGGCAACGCCATCGGCATCGCCGTCCTGGTGGCTTTCGCCAATCGCGGCCTCGGCGGATTGGAAGGCGATGCGATGCGCGACGGTTTGGCCATGGGCGCGCGGCACGCCTTCTACCTGGCGGCCGCGGGCCTGGCGCTGGGCCTGCTGGTGTCGCTGGCCCTGCCGCGCAAGGCCAGCGCCGCGGGCGCGCGGGCCGGGGCGGCCTGA
- a CDS encoding LysR substrate-binding domain-containing protein, with protein sequence MLPDLDSIALFVKAAELRSLTRAAAASSMGLAAASRRISLLEHRLKCSLFDRSHKGVELTPAGVTLLHHAKQLLIQINQMQADLDEHGSGRRSALRVQANTSAMAQYLPADLATFNAEHPDVNLTVKERWSDQIVQALLLGDADVGIINPCGSLEGLECQPYRRDHLCAVMPRDHPLSRHDGVWFEQVLDYPLVGLEDGASLMALLAAQAGLAQKALKLRVQMQGFEAVCRMIEAGMGIGVLPKQAAEAYLPGMHLEIRVLNDKWASRQMLVCTARGREKSDPLIRLVRALSHAFRDGESAGFSYGRMRGT encoded by the coding sequence ATGCTTCCAGATCTCGATTCCATCGCGCTTTTCGTCAAGGCCGCCGAGTTGCGCAGCCTGACCCGCGCCGCCGCGGCATCCTCGATGGGCCTGGCGGCGGCAAGCCGGCGCATCTCGCTGCTCGAGCATCGCCTGAAATGCTCGCTGTTCGACCGCTCGCACAAAGGCGTCGAACTCACGCCGGCCGGCGTGACGCTGCTGCACCATGCCAAGCAGTTGCTGATCCAGATAAACCAGATGCAGGCGGACCTGGACGAGCATGGTTCGGGCCGCCGCAGCGCCCTGAGGGTGCAGGCGAACACGTCCGCCATGGCGCAGTACCTCCCGGCCGACCTCGCCACCTTCAATGCCGAACACCCCGACGTGAACCTCACGGTGAAGGAGCGCTGGAGCGACCAGATCGTGCAGGCGCTGCTGCTGGGCGACGCGGACGTGGGCATCATCAATCCTTGCGGCTCTCTCGAAGGCCTGGAGTGCCAGCCGTATCGCAGGGATCATCTCTGCGCCGTCATGCCGCGGGACCACCCGCTGTCCAGGCACGACGGCGTCTGGTTCGAACAGGTGCTCGACTATCCCCTGGTGGGCCTGGAGGACGGGGCATCGTTGATGGCCTTGCTGGCCGCGCAGGCCGGACTCGCCCAGAAAGCCCTGAAACTGCGCGTGCAGATGCAGGGCTTCGAGGCGGTGTGCCGGATGATCGAGGCGGGGATGGGGATCGGCGTGCTGCCCAAGCAGGCGGCCGAAGCCTATCTGCCCGGCATGCACCTGGAGATTCGCGTTCTCAACGATAAGTGGGCGAGCAGGCAGATGCTGGTATGCACCGCGCGCGGCAGGGAAAAATCCGATCCCTTGATCCGGCTGGTGCGGGCGCTGTCGCATGCGTTTCGCGACGGGGAGTCGGCGGGCTTTTCCTACGGGCGAATGCGCGGAACCTGA
- a CDS encoding fumarate hydratase has protein sequence MVREVPANQITDTVAKLCIDACHLLPDNLVQGFHDAAEKEISPLGKSVLLKLIDNDRIARENQVSYCHDTGLTIVFIELGQDVHVSGGGFEEAVQAGVRKGYAEGFMRKSVVSDPLLRVNSNDNTPAVVHTEIVPGSEIHVTVVPKGGGSENWSTMKFLLPGEGAEGVKKFVLAAIEAAGGAACPPLTVGVGIGGSFDKVTAIAKKAILRDIGEHHPTPHIAQLERELLDLVNRTGIGPQGYGGSTTALWVAVETYACHITALPVAVNIQCHASRRASATI, from the coding sequence ATGGTGAGAGAAGTCCCGGCAAATCAAATTACCGATACCGTCGCGAAGCTGTGCATCGATGCCTGTCATCTGCTTCCCGACAACCTGGTCCAAGGTTTTCATGACGCGGCGGAGAAAGAGATTTCGCCCCTGGGCAAGTCGGTCCTGCTCAAGCTGATCGACAACGACAGGATCGCCCGCGAAAACCAGGTTTCCTACTGTCATGACACCGGGCTGACCATCGTCTTCATCGAGCTGGGCCAGGACGTCCATGTCAGCGGCGGCGGCTTCGAGGAAGCCGTGCAGGCGGGGGTGCGCAAGGGCTACGCCGAGGGGTTCATGCGCAAGTCCGTGGTGTCCGACCCGCTGCTGCGCGTCAACAGCAATGACAATACGCCGGCCGTCGTCCACACCGAGATCGTTCCGGGCAGCGAGATCCACGTGACCGTCGTTCCGAAGGGCGGCGGCAGCGAGAACTGGAGCACCATGAAGTTCCTGTTGCCCGGCGAGGGCGCCGAGGGGGTGAAGAAGTTCGTGCTGGCCGCCATCGAGGCGGCCGGCGGCGCGGCCTGTCCGCCGCTCACGGTGGGCGTCGGCATCGGCGGCAGCTTCGACAAGGTCACGGCCATCGCGAAGAAAGCCATCCTGCGGGACATCGGCGAGCATCATCCCACCCCGCACATCGCCCAGCTCGAGCGCGAGCTGCTGGACCTCGTCAACCGGACCGGCATCGGGCCGCAAGGGTACGGCGGCTCGACCACGGCGCTGTGGGTCGCGGTGGAGACCTATGCATGCCACATCACCGCCTTGCCCGTGGCGGTGAATATCCAGTGCCACGCCAGCCGGCGTGCCAGCGCCACCATCTGA
- a CDS encoding Bug family tripartite tricarboxylate transporter substrate binding protein, whose product MKIKRFKRFKRLAAAAIAALALGAGTARADWPERPVTIVVPFAAGQTGDMIARMVGKELEIKFGKAFIVENRPGSGGRIGTTYVARAKPDGYTLLMTSTGPYAITPALYPRDTRYDPVKDFVGIAETASTPQVIAVSNGSGIVDFADMVKRAKAKDLSYGSAGNGSLQHLTMELLKKEIGFPMVHVPFKGSAESKTALIANTLEATSDSLPSLLTSIKAKQIKAIAVVDDKRSSYIPDVPTVGELGYPKLSAVAFFGLVAPQGTPKEIVDALNREVIAMFKTPAFQEQMRAQALTPPAERTPEQFSAYLAEEVARWKKVVEQAKVTVD is encoded by the coding sequence ATGAAAATCAAGAGATTCAAGCGTTTCAAGAGACTCGCCGCCGCGGCGATTGCCGCGCTGGCGCTGGGCGCCGGCACGGCGCGCGCGGACTGGCCCGAGCGGCCGGTGACCATCGTGGTGCCGTTCGCGGCCGGCCAGACGGGCGACATGATCGCGCGCATGGTCGGCAAGGAACTGGAGATCAAGTTCGGCAAGGCCTTCATCGTGGAGAACCGGCCCGGCAGCGGGGGACGCATCGGCACGACGTATGTCGCGCGCGCCAAGCCGGATGGGTACACCCTGTTGATGACCAGCACGGGGCCCTATGCGATCACGCCGGCCCTCTATCCCCGCGACACCCGGTACGACCCGGTGAAGGATTTCGTCGGCATCGCGGAGACGGCTTCCACGCCGCAGGTCATCGCCGTCTCGAACGGCTCCGGCATCGTCGATTTCGCGGATATGGTCAAGCGGGCCAAGGCCAAGGACCTGTCCTACGGTTCGGCGGGCAACGGGTCGTTGCAGCACCTGACCATGGAGCTGCTGAAGAAGGAGATCGGCTTTCCCATGGTGCACGTGCCATTCAAGGGCAGCGCCGAATCGAAGACGGCCCTCATCGCCAACACCCTGGAGGCGACTTCCGATTCCTTGCCCTCGCTGCTCACCAGCATCAAGGCGAAGCAGATCAAGGCCATCGCGGTGGTCGACGACAAGCGTTCCTCCTACATTCCCGACGTGCCGACCGTGGGCGAGCTGGGTTACCCCAAGCTGAGCGCCGTCGCGTTCTTCGGGTTGGTGGCGCCCCAGGGCACGCCGAAGGAGATCGTGGATGCGCTGAACCGGGAGGTCATCGCCATGTTCAAGACGCCCGCGTTCCAGGAACAGATGCGGGCCCAGGCATTGACCCCGCCGGCGGAACGCACGCCGGAGCAGTTTTCGGCCTACCTGGCGGAAGAAGTGGCGCGTTGGAAAAAGGTCGTCGAACAAGCTAAGGTCACCGTAGATTAA